The following coding sequences are from one Niveibacterium umoris window:
- the zwf gene encoding glucose-6-phosphate dehydrogenase: protein MSQIPPLDVVLFGATGDLVMRKLIPALYHLHQDGMLSAEVRIIGVARSELSSQAYVDRAHAQASTFLGGAYNDGTWQSFAARIQYQAVDATKPETFKALASVIGNTGRACVYYLSTAPNLFTPTCRNLADAGLISADSRVILEKPLGTDLASNKAINDEVGQYFGEKQIFRIDHYLGKEPVQNLLALRFGNVLLEPLWRGQWVRDVQITVAEQLGVEARGEFYEKTGAMRDMVQNHLLQLLCITAMEPPASLEPDSVRDEKLKVLRALKPITGASVGNNTVRGQYRAGAVGGQPVKGYLDEAGIAPDSNTETFVAIKAEIGSWRWAGVPFYLRTGKRMQEKLAEIVINFKPIPHCIFDTCHVGRPVNRLVIQMQPDETVHLHLLAKQPGNTMRLGEVALDMDFSETFKARQLEAYERLLMDAMLGNLTLFVRRDEQEAAWRWVEPILDAWAESGEKPKSYTAGTWGPAASSALLGRNGHAWHEEI, encoded by the coding sequence ATGTCCCAGATCCCCCCTCTTGATGTCGTCCTGTTCGGCGCAACCGGCGATCTGGTCATGCGTAAGTTGATCCCGGCGCTGTACCACCTGCACCAGGACGGGATGCTGTCGGCAGAAGTGCGCATCATCGGGGTGGCGCGCAGCGAACTGAGCAGCCAGGCCTATGTGGATCGCGCGCACGCCCAAGCCAGCACTTTTCTGGGCGGCGCCTACAACGATGGGACATGGCAGTCCTTCGCGGCGCGCATCCAATACCAGGCGGTCGATGCGACAAAGCCCGAGACATTCAAAGCACTGGCAAGTGTCATCGGCAACACCGGGCGAGCCTGCGTCTACTACCTCTCCACAGCGCCAAACCTGTTTACGCCGACCTGTCGTAACCTCGCGGACGCAGGCCTGATTTCAGCGGACAGCCGGGTGATCCTGGAAAAGCCGCTCGGCACTGATCTGGCGTCGAACAAGGCAATCAATGACGAAGTCGGCCAGTACTTCGGCGAAAAGCAGATCTTTCGCATCGATCACTACCTCGGCAAAGAGCCCGTCCAGAACCTCCTTGCATTGCGTTTCGGAAACGTGTTGCTTGAACCGCTCTGGCGCGGCCAATGGGTGCGCGACGTGCAGATCACGGTTGCCGAGCAACTGGGCGTTGAAGCACGGGGCGAGTTCTACGAAAAGACCGGCGCGATGCGCGACATGGTGCAGAACCATCTGCTGCAGCTCCTGTGCATTACGGCAATGGAGCCACCGGCGTCGTTGGAACCAGACTCGGTCCGCGACGAAAAGCTCAAGGTGCTCAGGGCACTGAAACCGATCACCGGAGCCAGCGTCGGCAACAACACCGTGCGCGGCCAGTACCGTGCCGGCGCCGTGGGCGGGCAGCCGGTCAAGGGCTATCTGGACGAGGCAGGAATCGCGCCGGACAGCAACACCGAGACTTTCGTCGCGATCAAGGCCGAGATCGGTTCCTGGCGCTGGGCCGGTGTCCCGTTCTACCTGCGCACCGGTAAACGCATGCAGGAAAAGCTCGCCGAGATCGTCATCAATTTCAAGCCGATCCCGCACTGCATTTTCGATACCTGCCATGTCGGCCGTCCGGTGAACCGGCTTGTCATACAAATGCAGCCAGACGAAACCGTGCACCTGCATCTGCTTGCCAAACAGCCCGGCAACACCATGCGGCTCGGCGAAGTCGCCCTCGACATGGACTTCTCCGAGACTTTCAAGGCCCGGCAGCTTGAAGCGTATGAGCGACTGCTGATGGATGCCATGCTCGGCAACCTGACGCTGTTTGTGCGTCGTGACGAACAGGAAGCGGCATGGCGCTGGGTGGAACCCATTCTCGATGCCTGGGCGGAAAGCGGTGAGAAGCCAAAGTCCTACACTGCCGGGACTTGGGGCCCCGCAGCATCGAGCGCCCTGCTTGGGCGAAACGGCCACGCGTGGCACGAGGAAATCTGA
- a CDS encoding sensor histidine kinase has product MQETIQPPLDAAQLAEAFRQFSEASAQLTQAYSGLERQVERLNERLTGLLAALPAGVVLLDASGKVEQVNAAGRAMLQADLVGTDWSAACAQLLRPSDTTAEFETGPEDAARRLALSQTAEDSAGGRIVLLHDVTEAWLMRRNAARNERLAAMGEMVAGLAHQLRTPLAAALLYAGNLAEPTLSPADRVRCTERTLERLRHLERLIRDMLSFARGEALGSEDFDVCELVAELEHTIEPVAARRAVAFSSECRCAGLRLAGHRKDIAGALTNLLENALQAVGEGGSVRLLADSDAERVRFSVEDNGRGIDAALQARLFEPFFTTRADGTGLGLAIARGVARAHGGEISLRSTPGEGSTFVLDLPLPAREELA; this is encoded by the coding sequence ATGCAAGAGACGATCCAGCCACCTCTCGACGCCGCCCAGCTCGCAGAAGCCTTCCGCCAGTTCTCGGAGGCCTCGGCACAGCTCACGCAGGCCTACTCCGGCCTCGAACGCCAGGTCGAACGCCTGAACGAGCGCCTGACCGGCCTGCTGGCGGCGCTGCCGGCCGGCGTGGTATTGCTCGACGCCTCTGGCAAGGTCGAGCAGGTGAACGCCGCCGGCCGCGCCATGCTGCAGGCCGACCTCGTCGGTACCGACTGGTCCGCCGCCTGTGCGCAACTGCTGCGCCCGAGCGACACCACGGCGGAGTTCGAGACCGGCCCGGAAGACGCCGCGCGCCGGCTCGCCCTGTCGCAGACTGCCGAGGATTCGGCCGGCGGGCGCATCGTGCTGTTGCACGATGTCACCGAGGCTTGGCTGATGCGTCGCAACGCGGCGCGCAACGAACGTTTGGCGGCGATGGGTGAAATGGTCGCGGGTCTCGCGCATCAGCTTCGCACGCCTTTGGCCGCTGCGCTGCTTTACGCCGGTAATCTCGCCGAGCCGACGCTGTCGCCGGCCGACCGCGTGCGCTGCACCGAGCGCACCCTCGAGCGCCTGCGCCACCTTGAGCGGCTGATCCGCGACATGCTGAGTTTTGCCCGCGGCGAGGCGCTCGGCAGCGAAGACTTCGATGTCTGCGAACTTGTCGCCGAACTGGAACACACCATCGAGCCGGTGGCGGCACGGCGCGCTGTGGCGTTCAGCAGCGAATGCCGCTGCGCCGGACTGCGTCTGGCCGGGCACCGCAAGGACATCGCTGGCGCGCTGACCAACCTGCTCGAAAACGCGCTGCAAGCCGTAGGGGAAGGTGGTTCGGTGCGCCTGCTGGCAGACAGCGATGCGGAACGGGTCCGCTTCTCTGTCGAAGACAACGGGCGAGGCATCGACGCGGCGCTGCAGGCGCGCCTGTTCGAACCCTTCTTCACCACCCGTGCCGACGGCACAGGCCTTGGCCTCGCGATCGCGCGCGGCGTCGCGCGTGCGCACGGGGGCGAAATTTCTTTACGATCGACGCCCGGCGAGGGCAGCACCTTTGTGCTGGACCTGCCGCTGCCGGCGCGCGAGGAGCTTGCATGA
- a CDS encoding glucokinase gives MSSGAANTYPRLLGDIGGTNARFALIRSEGGPIEDIRTLPGANYPGPAEAIEAYLAEVGGARPTSGAIGIANPIDGDRIKMTNHTWAFSIDAVRQQLNFTRLVFINDFTALALSLPFLPDGELHQVGGKARELNRAIAVLGPGTGLGVSGLVPSAEGYLPLEGEGGHVTLAATNPEEAAVIEVARATFPHVSAERLISGPGLVTLHESLAAVRGLPSPGIDAPSITNGALDGSNALALDSVNMFCGMLGTIAGNLALTLGAKGGVFIGGGIIPRLGDFFDRSPFRSRFEDKGRFRSYLESVPVFVIHSPYPAFTGAAVALERALAKH, from the coding sequence ATGTCTTCTGGTGCCGCTAACACCTACCCTCGTCTCCTTGGAGACATTGGTGGCACGAACGCGCGCTTTGCCCTCATCCGCTCTGAGGGCGGGCCGATCGAGGACATCCGCACCTTGCCGGGTGCGAACTACCCGGGCCCGGCTGAGGCGATCGAGGCCTACCTCGCGGAGGTAGGCGGTGCGAGGCCGACCTCCGGCGCAATCGGTATCGCGAATCCGATCGACGGCGACCGCATCAAGATGACCAACCACACATGGGCATTCTCGATCGACGCCGTGCGGCAGCAGCTGAATTTCACCCGGCTCGTGTTCATCAACGACTTCACCGCGCTTGCGTTGTCACTGCCCTTCTTGCCCGATGGAGAACTGCATCAGGTTGGCGGCAAGGCAAGGGAGCTGAACCGGGCGATCGCGGTACTCGGGCCGGGGACCGGGCTGGGCGTCTCGGGCCTCGTCCCGTCTGCCGAGGGCTATCTGCCATTGGAAGGTGAAGGCGGTCACGTCACGCTTGCCGCAACCAATCCGGAAGAGGCCGCCGTGATCGAAGTGGCGCGAGCGACATTTCCGCACGTTTCGGCAGAACGCCTCATCTCCGGCCCTGGCTTGGTCACGCTGCACGAGTCACTCGCTGCCGTACGTGGCCTCCCGTCGCCCGGCATCGACGCACCCTCGATCACCAATGGTGCGCTTGATGGCTCGAATGCGCTGGCTTTGGACTCGGTCAACATGTTCTGCGGAATGCTCGGCACAATTGCGGGCAATCTTGCGCTGACGCTGGGCGCGAAGGGTGGCGTGTTCATTGGCGGCGGCATCATCCCGCGACTGGGCGATTTCTTCGATCGCTCACCGTTCCGCAGCCGCTTCGAAGACAAGGGCCGGTTCCGTTCGTACCTGGAATCGGTGCCGGTTTTTGTCATCCACTCGCCCTACCCTGCTTTCACCGGCGCCGCTGTCGCGCTTGAGCGCGCGCTCGCGAAACACTGA
- the pgi gene encoding glucose-6-phosphate isomerase: MNPTSTLAWKALDQHAGQWSAKHLREVFKADPARAQRYVADACGIQLDYSKNRINDETLELLLQLASETGVAARRDAMFSGAKINNTENRAVLHVALRNRSNTPIVVEGADVMPDVNEVLERMFAFADKVRAGEWKGRTGAAITDVVNIGIGGSDLGPLMVCEALKPYGHDTIKMHFVSNVDGAQIAQTLRKVNPETTLFIIASKTFTTIETLTNAHSARDWFLASGASEADIAKHFVAVSTNAAAVSKFGISTDNMFGFWDWVGGRYSLWSAIGLPIVLSIGPDNFKALLAGAHAMDEHFRTAPAEKNLPMLLGLLGVWYANFLGSPSVVIAPYNQNLHRLPAYLQQLDMESNGKGVRNEGDKVDYKTGPIIWGEPGINGQHAYFQLLHQGTHLIPLDFILALEQSDMDPKHHAVLIASCFAQSAALMRGKTPDEVRAELDKAGVTGERAEMLVKHRTFDGNRPSNMMLLDKLDPAHLGALIALYEHKVFVQGAIWGINSYDQWGVELGKQLASGIERALKGGGGELDYDASTQRLIGLARARLSLDR; this comes from the coding sequence ATGAATCCCACTTCGACGCTCGCCTGGAAGGCGCTTGACCAGCACGCCGGCCAATGGTCCGCCAAGCATCTTCGTGAGGTCTTTAAGGCCGACCCGGCCCGCGCACAGCGTTACGTCGCCGACGCATGCGGCATCCAGCTCGACTACTCCAAGAACCGCATCAACGATGAAACCCTCGAACTGCTGCTGCAACTGGCGTCGGAAACCGGCGTAGCCGCGCGCCGCGACGCCATGTTCAGTGGGGCCAAGATCAACAACACCGAGAATCGCGCAGTCCTTCATGTTGCCCTGCGCAATCGCAGCAACACGCCGATCGTGGTCGAAGGTGCAGACGTGATGCCCGACGTCAATGAAGTGCTTGAGCGCATGTTTGCATTCGCCGACAAAGTTCGCGCCGGTGAATGGAAGGGCCGCACCGGTGCCGCGATTACCGACGTGGTGAACATCGGTATCGGCGGTTCCGACCTCGGTCCGCTGATGGTGTGCGAAGCGCTGAAGCCTTACGGCCACGACACGATCAAGATGCACTTCGTGTCGAACGTCGATGGCGCCCAGATCGCCCAGACGCTGCGCAAGGTGAATCCGGAAACAACGCTGTTCATCATCGCGTCGAAGACCTTCACGACGATCGAAACGCTGACCAACGCGCACTCCGCGCGCGACTGGTTCCTCGCGTCCGGTGCCAGCGAAGCCGACATCGCCAAACACTTCGTGGCGGTTTCGACCAATGCCGCGGCCGTGAGCAAGTTCGGCATCTCCACCGACAACATGTTCGGCTTCTGGGACTGGGTCGGTGGTCGTTATTCGCTGTGGTCGGCCATCGGTCTGCCGATCGTGCTGTCGATCGGCCCCGACAACTTCAAGGCCCTGCTCGCCGGCGCCCATGCGATGGACGAGCATTTCCGTACCGCGCCGGCTGAAAAGAACCTGCCGATGCTGCTCGGCCTGCTCGGCGTGTGGTACGCCAACTTCCTTGGCTCGCCCTCCGTCGTAATCGCACCGTACAACCAGAACCTGCATCGTCTGCCGGCATATCTGCAGCAGCTCGACATGGAATCAAACGGCAAGGGCGTGCGTAACGAAGGCGACAAGGTCGACTACAAGACCGGCCCGATCATCTGGGGTGAGCCCGGCATCAACGGTCAGCACGCCTACTTCCAGTTGCTGCACCAGGGCACGCATCTGATCCCGTTGGATTTCATCCTTGCGCTGGAACAGAGCGACATGGATCCGAAACACCACGCTGTGCTGATCGCGAGCTGCTTCGCGCAATCGGCGGCGCTCATGCGTGGCAAGACCCCGGACGAAGTCCGCGCCGAACTCGACAAGGCCGGTGTAACGGGCGAACGCGCCGAGATGCTGGTCAAGCACCGCACTTTTGACGGCAACCGCCCCAGCAACATGATGCTGCTCGACAAGCTCGATCCGGCTCATCTGGGTGCCCTCATCGCGCTTTACGAACACAAAGTGTTCGTTCAAGGCGCCATCTGGGGTATCAACTCCTATGACCAATGGGGTGTCGAACTGGGCAAGCAACTGGCCAGCGGCATCGAGCGCGCACTCAAGGGCGGCGGCGGTGAGCTAGACTACGACGCTTCGACCCAGCGGCTGATCGGCTTGGCGCGTGCGCGACTCTCGCTCGACCGCTGA
- a CDS encoding sigma-54-dependent transcriptional regulator, translating into MIETLHILVVEDDPDIRDAVAFTLETAGHIVTAVGDGPAALAQLDRSAFNLVVSDLRMQPMDGLQLLDAIRAGHPQLPVMLMTAYGDVGTAVAAMRAGACDFLLKPFEPAVLLEQVRRYAIAAPDESEMIAEDGRTREVLSLAARVAETDATVLLTGESGTGKEVFARYIHRHSRRAAGPFVAINCAAIPETLLEATLFGYEKGAFTGAQTAQAGKFEQADGGTLLLDEISEMPLPLQAKLLRVLQEREVERVGGKKPIALDIRVLATSNRDMLKEVQAGRFREDLYYRLNVFPIAIPSLRERPRDIAALATHFLQRHSERIGKVARLSPEAAAILAAWYWPGNVRELENTLQRAAILARGDTVEAADMRLCLPQMGAQAEATAPPEANLLLVESDEKPSNMRDLEKQHILETLKSVGGSRKLAVEKLGISERTLRYKLQQYRAEGADV; encoded by the coding sequence ATGATCGAGACGCTGCACATCCTGGTGGTCGAGGACGATCCGGACATTCGCGACGCGGTGGCTTTTACGCTGGAGACGGCCGGCCACATCGTCACCGCGGTGGGCGACGGCCCGGCGGCGCTGGCGCAGCTCGACCGCAGCGCTTTCAACCTGGTCGTCAGCGATCTGCGCATGCAGCCGATGGACGGGCTGCAACTGCTCGACGCGATCCGTGCTGGTCACCCGCAGCTGCCGGTGATGCTGATGACGGCGTACGGAGATGTCGGCACTGCGGTCGCGGCGATGCGGGCCGGGGCCTGCGATTTCCTGCTCAAGCCCTTCGAGCCGGCGGTGCTGCTCGAACAGGTGAGGCGATATGCGATTGCGGCGCCGGACGAATCCGAAATGATTGCCGAGGACGGACGCACCCGCGAGGTGCTGTCGCTCGCGGCACGGGTCGCCGAAACCGACGCAACGGTGTTGCTGACAGGCGAATCCGGTACCGGTAAAGAGGTGTTCGCGCGCTACATCCACCGCCACTCGCGCCGCGCGGCGGGGCCTTTCGTTGCCATCAACTGCGCTGCGATCCCCGAGACGCTGCTAGAAGCGACGCTGTTCGGCTACGAGAAGGGCGCTTTCACCGGGGCGCAGACTGCGCAGGCTGGAAAGTTCGAACAGGCGGACGGCGGCACGCTGCTGCTCGACGAGATCTCTGAAATGCCGCTGCCGCTGCAGGCCAAATTGTTGCGCGTCTTGCAGGAGCGCGAGGTCGAGCGTGTCGGTGGCAAGAAACCGATTGCCCTGGATATCCGCGTGCTTGCCACCAGCAACCGTGACATGCTCAAGGAGGTCCAGGCCGGCCGCTTCCGCGAAGACCTGTACTACCGGCTCAACGTCTTTCCGATTGCGATCCCGAGTTTGCGGGAACGTCCGCGCGACATCGCGGCGCTCGCCACCCACTTCCTGCAGCGCCATAGCGAGCGGATCGGCAAGGTCGCACGTCTCTCGCCCGAAGCGGCGGCAATTCTTGCCGCCTGGTACTGGCCCGGCAATGTGCGTGAGCTTGAAAACACGTTGCAGCGCGCCGCGATTCTCGCGCGTGGCGACACCGTCGAAGCCGCCGACATGCGCCTGTGCTTGCCACAGATGGGGGCGCAGGCGGAGGCAACTGCGCCGCCGGAAGCCAATCTCCTGCTGGTCGAGTCCGACGAGAAACCAAGCAATATGCGGGATCTGGAGAAACAGCACATCCTTGAAACCTTGAAATCGGTCGGTGGCTCGCGCAAACTCGCTGTCGAGAAGCTCGGCATTTCCGAACGCACGCTTCGCTACAAGCTGCAGCAATATCGCGCTGAAGGCGCTGATGTCTGA
- a CDS encoding SHOCT domain-containing protein: MQYLHKKARSLAVAALTIATGLATVPSHAGLFDETLFGPSDEKRLEQWTKSPEKKLTWGDVDFVRLVARNGGSPNAQPVSLDVKQVAAALATIQARPFRDVKELFSEDEIKKLSPAIVAALKIAGPDQDLAFVISGQHAWTGLVAPVLTNTGRIFFADGKLNIIIGLLQADVVGNKLYGSRQDPKFDLGSRTAPAKDVKIIGVTEGQAQLVREDWIALTLAPSAAPAVAGAAVAAPAAGAAATAKPATAAEPGTDAFYAKQESRLKALQRLKDQGLITETEFQAKRAQIVKDL, translated from the coding sequence ATGCAGTATCTCCACAAGAAGGCTCGCAGCCTTGCAGTAGCCGCACTCACAATTGCGACTGGCTTGGCAACGGTGCCCTCGCACGCGGGCCTTTTCGACGAGACCCTGTTCGGGCCGAGCGATGAAAAGCGCCTCGAACAATGGACAAAGAGCCCCGAAAAGAAGCTGACTTGGGGCGACGTGGACTTTGTACGTCTCGTTGCGCGCAACGGCGGCTCTCCGAATGCTCAACCGGTCTCGCTCGACGTCAAGCAGGTGGCCGCTGCGCTTGCAACGATTCAGGCGCGCCCGTTCCGGGATGTCAAAGAGCTGTTCTCGGAAGACGAAATCAAGAAACTTTCGCCTGCAATCGTCGCTGCCCTGAAGATCGCAGGGCCGGACCAGGACCTCGCCTTCGTGATCAGCGGCCAGCATGCCTGGACTGGCCTCGTTGCGCCGGTACTGACGAATACGGGTCGCATCTTCTTTGCAGACGGCAAGCTGAACATCATCATCGGCTTGCTTCAGGCTGACGTGGTCGGCAACAAGCTTTACGGTTCCCGTCAGGATCCCAAGTTTGATCTCGGATCACGTACCGCCCCCGCCAAGGACGTCAAGATTATTGGCGTCACCGAAGGCCAGGCACAACTGGTGCGTGAAGACTGGATCGCGCTGACACTCGCACCAAGCGCTGCGCCCGCGGTGGCTGGCGCAGCCGTTGCCGCGCCGGCCGCCGGCGCTGCCGCAACCGCGAAACCAGCAACGGCAGCCGAACCCGGTACCGACGCGTTTTACGCGAAACAGGAAAGCCGCCTCAAGGCGCTGCAGCGTCTGAAGGACCAGGGGCTGATCACCGAAACCGAGTTCCAGGCCAAGCGCGCACAGATCGTCAAGGATCTTTGA
- the pgl gene encoding 6-phosphogluconolactonase — translation MPLHLHASDSATTLDAELAEWVASRLKEGVARRGMATLVVSGGRTPLGFFRQLRGIPLEWGKVTVTLSDERWVPNDHADSNERLVREHLLRDAASAAAFVPLKFDAETPAHGARLASAALAPHHEAFDVVILGMGEDGHTASIFPDSPQVLAGLHDASNAACIATENATKAPRWRISMTAPRLLNAHNIVVHISGAAKWALLGEALAGTETERLPIRFALQQERTPCHVFWCR, via the coding sequence ATGCCGCTTCACTTGCATGCGTCGGACAGCGCCACCACTCTCGATGCTGAACTCGCCGAGTGGGTCGCAAGCCGCCTGAAGGAAGGCGTCGCCCGCCGCGGCATGGCGACATTGGTGGTGTCCGGCGGGCGCACGCCGCTGGGCTTTTTCAGACAACTGCGGGGCATTCCGCTCGAATGGGGAAAGGTCACCGTCACCTTGTCTGATGAGCGCTGGGTCCCAAACGACCACGCCGACAGCAACGAACGTCTCGTTCGCGAGCACCTGCTGCGGGATGCGGCATCGGCCGCGGCATTCGTACCGCTCAAATTCGACGCCGAGACCCCGGCACACGGCGCGAGACTTGCCAGTGCTGCGCTCGCGCCCCATCACGAAGCGTTCGACGTCGTGATCCTCGGCATGGGCGAAGACGGCCATACGGCGTCGATCTTTCCCGATTCACCGCAAGTACTCGCCGGCCTTCACGACGCGAGCAATGCTGCCTGCATCGCTACCGAAAACGCCACCAAGGCGCCCCGCTGGCGCATCAGCATGACGGCTCCGCGTCTTCTGAACGCGCACAACATCGTTGTACACATTTCCGGCGCAGCCAAATGGGCCCTGCTCGGCGAGGCACTCGCCGGAACAGAGACCGAGCGCCTCCCGATTCGATTCGCACTCCAACAGGAAAGGACCCCTTGCCATGTCTTCTGGTGCCGCTAA
- the fliE gene encoding flagellar hook-basal body complex protein FliE yields the protein MDTRGIEQMIGQMRATAEAAAGKPAAAESGDGVDFSQVLQGALQQVSQAQNDAKAMSEQFSAGDPNVNLQDVMVNLQKANLSFQQMVQVRNRLVTAYQDMMNMQV from the coding sequence ATGGACACGCGCGGCATTGAACAGATGATCGGCCAGATGCGCGCCACCGCAGAAGCGGCGGCGGGCAAACCTGCAGCCGCCGAAAGCGGCGACGGCGTCGATTTCTCGCAAGTGTTGCAGGGCGCGTTGCAGCAGGTGAGCCAGGCGCAGAACGACGCCAAAGCCATGTCAGAACAGTTCTCTGCCGGCGATCCAAACGTCAACCTTCAGGACGTGATGGTCAACCTGCAGAAGGCAAACCTCTCATTCCAGCAAATGGTTCAGGTGCGCAATCGTCTGGTCACTGCGTACCAGGACATGATGAACATGCAGGTCTGA
- the fliF gene encoding flagellar basal-body MS-ring/collar protein FliF, whose translation MADAELTADQPAPPQSPIELIRENFNRLTARQKIAGAAAIAMSIAVLTGVWLWSKQPNYSVLFSGLAEKDGGAIVTALQAQNVPFKVTDNGSAILVPANQAAELRLRLAAQGLPKGGSVGFELMEGNRIGLSQFNEQVNYQRALEGELGRTIGSLNAVQNARVHLAIPKQTAFLRDEQKPSASVVLTLHAGRALDGGQIAGIVNLVSAAVPQLTASAVSVLDQNGNLLTTKADPSGLDATQIKYVRDIEDRFVRRIESILEPIVGQANMRAQVTADIDFDQQEQTAETFAPNPSPKQAIRSQQLADNTTMQPAPAGVPGALSNQPPVPATAPITTPAAPGTPGAANQAQPLSTSKTSTTNYELDKTVQHTKRALGQIRRLSVAVVVNHKTERDAKGNVKTVALSDAEMKQVNELVREAVGYNDQRGDTVNVANAPFTEFLRKGEELPWWKDPELRALAMDIGRWLLFALLAGFLWLRVLRPLVRTVAPPPPPELEAGEEVPGEGEEGEEEGVVVTLNEAGEIPDDQLLPPEVRMEEIARMSFDRKIAKVREIAVKNPKVIATLMKEWMGSQPNERR comes from the coding sequence ATGGCCGACGCCGAACTCACTGCAGACCAGCCAGCACCGCCGCAGTCTCCGATCGAGCTGATCCGCGAGAACTTCAACCGCCTGACCGCGCGGCAGAAGATCGCCGGCGCTGCGGCCATCGCGATGTCGATCGCAGTGCTGACCGGCGTGTGGCTGTGGAGCAAGCAGCCGAACTACTCGGTGCTGTTCTCGGGGCTCGCGGAAAAGGATGGTGGCGCCATCGTCACCGCGCTGCAGGCACAGAACGTCCCCTTCAAGGTGACCGACAACGGTTCGGCGATCCTCGTTCCGGCCAACCAGGCCGCCGAGCTGCGGCTGCGCCTTGCCGCACAGGGTCTGCCCAAAGGCGGCTCGGTCGGCTTCGAGCTGATGGAAGGCAACCGCATCGGCCTGTCGCAATTCAACGAACAGGTGAATTACCAGCGCGCGCTGGAGGGCGAGCTGGGTCGCACGATCGGGTCATTGAACGCGGTGCAGAACGCCCGTGTGCACCTGGCCATCCCGAAACAGACCGCCTTCCTGCGTGACGAACAGAAACCCTCGGCCTCGGTGGTGCTGACCCTGCATGCCGGGCGCGCACTCGACGGCGGACAGATCGCCGGCATCGTGAACCTTGTATCGGCTGCGGTGCCGCAACTGACCGCGTCGGCGGTCAGCGTGCTCGACCAGAACGGCAACCTGCTCACCACCAAGGCGGATCCTTCCGGGCTCGACGCGACGCAGATCAAGTATGTGCGCGACATCGAAGACCGCTTCGTACGCCGCATCGAAAGCATCCTCGAGCCGATCGTTGGCCAGGCGAACATGCGCGCGCAGGTCACGGCGGACATCGACTTCGACCAGCAGGAACAGACCGCCGAGACCTTCGCGCCGAACCCGAGCCCGAAGCAGGCCATCCGCAGCCAGCAACTGGCCGACAACACCACCATGCAACCGGCACCCGCCGGCGTGCCGGGCGCCTTGAGCAATCAGCCGCCGGTGCCGGCCACCGCGCCGATCACCACCCCGGCCGCCCCCGGCACGCCCGGCGCGGCGAACCAGGCGCAGCCGCTGTCGACGAGCAAAACGTCGACGACCAACTACGAGCTCGACAAGACCGTCCAGCACACCAAGCGCGCCCTCGGCCAGATCCGCCGCCTGTCGGTGGCCGTGGTGGTTAACCACAAGACCGAGCGCGACGCGAAGGGCAACGTAAAGACCGTTGCGCTGTCAGATGCCGAAATGAAGCAGGTGAATGAGCTCGTCCGCGAAGCGGTGGGCTATAACGACCAGCGGGGCGACACGGTCAACGTCGCCAATGCGCCGTTCACCGAGTTCCTGCGCAAGGGCGAAGAGCTGCCGTGGTGGAAGGATCCGGAGCTGCGCGCACTGGCCATGGATATCGGGCGCTGGCTGCTGTTTGCGTTGCTGGCCGGGTTCCTGTGGCTGCGCGTGCTGCGCCCGCTGGTCAGGACAGTGGCCCCGCCGCCCCCGCCGGAACTGGAAGCCGGCGAGGAAGTGCCCGGCGAAGGCGAAGAAGGCGAGGAGGAAGGCGTCGTGGTCACACTCAACGAGGCGGGCGAGATTCCGGACGACCAGCTCTTGCCGCCAGAAGTGCGGATGGAGGAAATTGCCCGCATGAGCTTCGACCGCAAGATCGCCAAGGTGCGCGAGATCGCGGTCAAGAACCCGAAGGTGATCGCCACGCTGATGAAGGAATGGATGGGGAGCCAGCCGAATGAGCGACGCTGA